A window from Planococcus maritimus encodes these proteins:
- a CDS encoding YybH family protein: MKKWIMATGLILTLAGCSSEEDATVNSNTAEDGNAATENNAIEHGITDQEVGFTLDDEGDVVAAEVPEEDKQKLLDAYGEYIAAFNAEDMERYMATIAENPDGFDREEDQQALAEAFDNYDTTYTTSDETIVKYEEDRAEVFATINVEMNESGTDQGMQQSGRQVVVFKKEQGDWKVTSLHFIGNQ, translated from the coding sequence ATGAAAAAATGGATTATGGCAACTGGGCTCATATTGACGCTCGCGGGTTGTTCAAGTGAAGAAGACGCTACAGTCAATAGCAATACCGCAGAAGATGGCAATGCGGCTACTGAAAACAATGCCATAGAACACGGCATAACGGACCAAGAAGTTGGCTTCACTCTTGATGATGAGGGAGATGTTGTCGCAGCGGAAGTTCCGGAAGAGGACAAGCAGAAATTGTTAGATGCATACGGCGAATACATCGCAGCGTTCAATGCGGAAGATATGGAACGATATATGGCGACGATTGCTGAAAATCCGGATGGCTTTGACCGTGAAGAAGATCAGCAAGCTTTAGCTGAGGCTTTCGATAATTACGATACGACCTATACGACGAGTGATGAAACGATTGTGAAATACGAAGAAGACCGGGCAGAAGTATTTGCGACCATCAATGTAGAGATGAATGAATCCGGAACCGACCAAGGCATGCAGCAATCTGGGCGGCAAGTGGTTGTGTTCAAGAAAGAGCAGGGCGATTGGAAAGTGACGAGCCTGCATTTTATCGGAAATCAATAA
- a CDS encoding PolC-type DNA polymerase III, which produces MEKWEAERLLNQKMQDTRTYPKRRTATRAKKYNLTMEPADDYIVLDFETTGLRAGDDKIIQIGAVKYIGHHQQDTMYLLINPERPISSTITRITGIRNSDVQNAPVIEEIAPQLIDFIGELPIVAHNAPFDMGFLYALERITPVPPYQVIDTVRLARKFITETPNHKLTTLSAYLELEHNAHDALGDCLVTASIYQFCIGRM; this is translated from the coding sequence GTGGAAAAATGGGAAGCTGAACGTTTGCTCAACCAAAAAATGCAAGACACTCGAACCTATCCAAAAAGAAGAACCGCGACACGAGCGAAAAAATACAATTTGACGATGGAACCTGCAGATGACTATATAGTACTGGATTTTGAAACGACCGGTTTGCGCGCTGGTGACGATAAAATCATCCAAATCGGTGCTGTGAAGTATATCGGTCATCACCAGCAAGACACCATGTATTTATTGATTAATCCGGAACGGCCGATTTCTAGTACCATCACCCGCATTACAGGTATCCGAAACAGTGATGTCCAGAATGCGCCGGTCATAGAAGAAATTGCTCCTCAGTTGATTGACTTTATCGGGGAGCTGCCAATCGTCGCTCATAATGCCCCCTTCGATATGGGATTTTTGTACGCACTTGAGCGCATCACGCCTGTGCCGCCTTATCAAGTAATTGATACGGTCCGGCTGGCACGCAAATTCATCACGGAAACACCCAATCATAAACTGACGACCTTATCCGCCTATTTAGAGCTCGAGCACAATGCTCACGATGCACTTGGCGATTGCTTAGTTACTGCATCGATCTATCAATTTTGCATCGGACGCATGTAA
- a CDS encoding response regulator transcription factor codes for MTKIIIIDDHQLFREGVKRILDFEETFEVVAEGGDGEEVVKLYEEHQPDVVLMDINMPQKNGVEATGELIERFPDAKVIMLSIHDDESYVTHALKTGALGYMLKEMDADAIIQAIKVVAKGGSYLHPKVTRNLVMEFRRLSERENKGSFHQTEIRRPYHLLTKRESEVLQLLTDGQSNRVIGETLFISEKTVKNHVSSILQKMQVNDRTQAVVTAIKNGWVEVR; via the coding sequence ATGACAAAAATTATTATTATTGATGATCACCAATTGTTCCGGGAAGGTGTTAAGCGTATCCTGGACTTCGAAGAAACCTTTGAAGTGGTCGCAGAAGGCGGCGACGGCGAGGAAGTCGTCAAGCTATACGAAGAACATCAGCCGGATGTTGTGTTGATGGATATCAACATGCCGCAAAAAAATGGTGTCGAAGCTACGGGTGAGCTGATCGAAAGATTCCCGGACGCTAAAGTCATTATGCTGTCCATTCACGATGACGAATCATATGTGACGCATGCGCTTAAAACTGGGGCACTTGGCTATATGCTAAAAGAAATGGACGCAGATGCCATTATCCAGGCGATCAAAGTCGTGGCTAAAGGCGGATCGTACCTGCATCCAAAAGTAACGCGAAATTTGGTAATGGAATTCCGCCGTTTGAGCGAACGGGAAAACAAAGGTTCATTCCACCAAACAGAAATCCGTCGACCTTACCATTTATTGACAAAACGCGAAAGCGAAGTTTTGCAATTGCTGACGGATGGGCAAAGCAACCGTGTCATTGGTGAAACTTTGTTCATCTCTGAAAAGACCGTTAAAAATCACGTGTCGAGCATTTTGCAAAAAATGCAGGTTAACGACCGCACGCAGGCAGTGGTAACAGCTATTAAAAACGGATGGGTGGAAGTCCGCTAA
- a CDS encoding sensor histidine kinase, with amino-acid sequence MAKKNGGTSLDSIFDELVAKMDQSKQGIFAISEESRRSYEEMKDELENVRSNISRIIAEGDALEERTRSARRRLAELSGSFESFTENQVREAFELANEMQVQLSLNRAEEKKFRQKRDRLQRNLQKLLQTIERAERLVNQINVATNYLASDIEDFGEAVDKSKSKQDYSLRIIEAQEEERKRLSREIHDGPAQMMANVLLRSDLIEKTYREKGADKAFKEISSLKEMVRQALTEVRRIIYDLRPMALDDLGLVPTLKKYLETIEEYNHGVRLFFHSNGNELRLPNNFETSIFRLVQESVSNAIRHGKSTEIEVKMEWLSEQVSIIIKDNGSGFDQEIVKDQSFGLAGMRERIELIGGEFFINSTLGEGTVLMFHIPLKTGM; translated from the coding sequence ATGGCAAAGAAAAACGGTGGAACTTCATTAGATTCCATCTTTGACGAACTGGTCGCAAAGATGGACCAGTCGAAACAGGGAATTTTCGCCATTAGCGAAGAAAGTCGTCGCAGCTATGAAGAGATGAAGGACGAGTTGGAGAACGTTAGGTCGAACATCAGCCGCATCATAGCGGAAGGCGATGCCCTTGAAGAGCGGACTCGTTCAGCTCGCCGGCGACTCGCTGAACTATCGGGTTCATTCGAATCATTCACTGAAAACCAAGTTCGCGAAGCTTTTGAGTTGGCCAACGAAATGCAAGTGCAATTATCCTTGAACCGCGCAGAGGAAAAAAAGTTTCGGCAAAAACGGGACCGCCTCCAGCGCAATCTTCAAAAACTTCTTCAAACAATTGAACGTGCAGAACGATTGGTCAACCAGATCAACGTGGCCACCAATTATTTGGCGTCGGATATTGAAGATTTTGGTGAAGCGGTCGATAAATCGAAAAGCAAACAGGACTATAGCTTGCGAATCATCGAAGCGCAAGAAGAAGAGCGGAAGCGGCTGTCACGTGAGATACATGATGGCCCGGCCCAGATGATGGCAAACGTCTTGCTGCGTTCGGACTTAATCGAGAAAACATACCGTGAAAAAGGTGCGGATAAGGCCTTTAAGGAAATTTCTTCGTTGAAAGAGATGGTGAGGCAAGCACTCACAGAAGTCAGGCGAATCATCTATGATTTGCGTCCAATGGCATTAGATGATCTTGGGCTAGTTCCGACTTTAAAAAAATATCTCGAAACGATTGAAGAATATAACCACGGAGTCCGGTTGTTTTTTCATTCCAATGGAAACGAACTCCGGCTCCCGAATAACTTTGAAACGTCCATTTTCCGACTCGTGCAAGAATCGGTGTCGAATGCGATTCGCCATGGAAAATCGACGGAAATCGAAGTTAAAATGGAGTGGCTCTCTGAACAAGTGTCGATTATCATTAAGGACAATGGCTCCGGGTTTGATCAAGAGATTGTTAAAGACCAGTCATTCGGCTTGGCCGGCATGAGAGAGAGAATTGAATTGATCGGCGGCGAGTTTTTCATTAACTCCACGCTGGGCGAAGGAACGGTGTTAATGTTTCATATCCCGCTGAAGACGGGTATGTAA
- a CDS encoding YigZ family protein — protein MRENYITVGSSASAEILINKSRFIGHAARAETEAEAAAFIDSIKAQHRQATHNCSAYLIGEHDTIQKANDDGEPSGTAGVPMLEVLKKQGLKDTVLVVTRYYGGIKLGGGGLIRAYGKSATEAIAACGVVQRRLHYLMQVSIDYTWLGKMENEIRQSDYPLAGIDYSDAVVLSIHVPIEQELLFTEWVNELTNGQAEIESIRTEFLEFPHA, from the coding sequence ATGCGAGAAAATTACATAACAGTAGGTTCTTCTGCCAGTGCAGAAATACTCATAAATAAATCCCGTTTTATCGGTCATGCCGCAAGAGCTGAAACAGAAGCAGAAGCAGCCGCATTTATCGATTCCATCAAAGCGCAACATCGCCAAGCTACCCATAATTGCTCGGCGTACCTGATTGGCGAACATGATACAATTCAAAAAGCAAACGACGACGGGGAACCTAGCGGAACAGCGGGTGTGCCAATGCTAGAAGTGCTAAAGAAACAAGGGCTAAAAGACACTGTACTGGTAGTGACACGCTATTATGGCGGGATCAAATTGGGTGGTGGAGGATTAATCCGCGCTTATGGAAAATCCGCAACGGAAGCAATTGCTGCTTGCGGCGTGGTGCAACGCCGCCTCCACTACTTGATGCAAGTATCCATCGATTACACTTGGCTTGGCAAAATGGAGAATGAAATCCGGCAGTCGGATTATCCACTAGCTGGCATTGATTATTCAGACGCGGTGGTCTTGTCCATCCATGTGCCGATTGAACAAGAACTCCTGTTTACTGAGTGGGTCAATGAACTGACAAATGGCCAGGCTGAAATTGAATCTATACGCACCGAATTCCTCGAGTTTCCACATGCTTAG
- a CDS encoding LCP family protein — MSRKIQREAKSSRRKTIIKISAILAVSLLISLSAFGIWLVKKAEFAANNAYESADGRDKSDLREEQVEPLNDNISILFIGIDDSEARDQSSDNIRSDALVLATLNNEDKSVKLVSIPRDTYTFIPDSGYEDKITHAYALNGPRSTIESVEGLLDVPVDYYMTMNFDAFVDVVDALGGITAEVPYDLKEKDETDSHNAIELEEGLQQLNGSEALALARTRYYDNDIERGKRQQMILESIMDKALSAGSITKYGSVIEAVGDNMKTNMSFRDMQAFFEYAKNGKPDVETMSVQGYDDMSTGIYYYQPDQESLEELKDILQSHLGLKPDTSNLSLNEDTLTEQAFPDLESDQEE, encoded by the coding sequence ATGAGTAGAAAAATCCAGCGGGAGGCGAAGTCCAGCAGGCGGAAAACAATCATCAAAATTTCCGCGATTCTGGCCGTCTCCTTGTTGATCAGTTTATCCGCGTTCGGCATTTGGCTTGTTAAAAAAGCAGAGTTTGCTGCAAACAATGCGTACGAGTCGGCAGATGGGCGCGACAAATCCGATCTTCGCGAAGAGCAAGTCGAACCGCTGAATGACAATATCTCGATTTTGTTCATCGGGATCGATGACAGTGAAGCAAGAGATCAAAGCAGTGACAATATTCGTTCCGATGCGTTGGTGTTGGCCACGTTGAATAACGAAGATAAATCTGTGAAGCTTGTCAGCATTCCGCGAGATACCTACACTTTCATTCCGGATTCAGGATATGAAGATAAAATCACACATGCATACGCATTGAACGGTCCGCGCTCAACGATTGAAAGCGTTGAAGGACTGCTCGACGTACCAGTTGATTATTATATGACCATGAACTTCGATGCTTTCGTTGATGTCGTAGATGCATTAGGCGGAATCACAGCCGAAGTGCCTTACGATTTGAAAGAAAAAGATGAGACAGATTCTCATAATGCAATTGAACTCGAAGAAGGGCTGCAGCAGCTCAATGGCAGTGAAGCCTTGGCCCTGGCCAGAACCCGCTATTACGATAATGACATTGAACGTGGCAAGCGACAGCAGATGATCCTTGAATCGATCATGGACAAAGCTTTGTCGGCAGGATCTATTACCAAATACGGCAGTGTGATTGAAGCTGTCGGAGACAATATGAAAACCAATATGAGTTTCCGTGATATGCAGGCATTTTTCGAATATGCTAAAAACGGCAAACCTGATGTGGAGACGATGAGCGTTCAAGGTTACGATGATATGTCTACGGGCATTTATTATTACCAGCCTGACCAAGAATCTCTCGAAGAATTGAAAGATATACTTCAAAGCCATCTCGGTTTGAAGCCGGACACATCGAATCTGTCTTTAAACGAAGATACTCTTACCGAACAAGCTTTTCCGGATCTAGAATCAGACCAAGAAGAATAA
- a CDS encoding glycosyltransferase family 4 protein, producing the protein MLYLTLVVAFIASILLTPLVKRLAFRIGAVDRPNYRKVHARIMPRLGGLAIFGSFLIAYLFLQPKDPVSSALDASLIPIETAIIIGAFLIIVTGVLDDMLEITAKAKMLGQLAAAGVVVIGGGLEISFINLPFGGVLDFGYFSIPLTIIWIVGITNAINLIDGLDGLAAGVSTVALLTLTAMAFIMGDIFVMSTAAILAASSIGFLFYNFHPAKIFMGDTGALFLGFMISVLALMGFKNVTVVALIIPIIMLGVPISDTFFAIVRRVREKKSISEADKSHLHHCLLNIGFSHSQTVLIIYGISALFGLAALLFSQATLWGGILLIGVMLLVIELFVEVVGLAGKNYRPLINLVRMIGK; encoded by the coding sequence ATGCTATACCTTACACTGGTTGTGGCATTTATCGCTTCGATTCTCCTGACTCCCCTTGTGAAGAGATTGGCATTTCGCATCGGGGCAGTGGATCGGCCCAATTATCGAAAAGTACACGCAAGAATCATGCCGCGCTTGGGCGGGTTAGCTATATTTGGATCTTTTTTGATCGCTTATCTATTCCTCCAACCGAAGGATCCCGTTTCTTCAGCGTTAGATGCTTCATTGATTCCGATTGAAACAGCCATCATCATCGGTGCATTTCTCATCATCGTAACGGGTGTCTTGGATGATATGCTTGAAATTACAGCAAAAGCGAAGATGCTTGGTCAATTGGCTGCAGCTGGAGTTGTCGTCATTGGCGGCGGACTCGAAATTTCATTCATTAACTTGCCGTTTGGCGGCGTGTTGGATTTCGGGTATTTCAGTATTCCCCTTACGATTATTTGGATTGTGGGCATTACTAACGCTATCAACTTGATCGACGGACTTGATGGCCTAGCGGCAGGTGTTTCTACTGTTGCCTTATTGACGCTAACGGCGATGGCTTTCATCATGGGCGATATTTTCGTTATGTCGACAGCCGCTATTCTTGCCGCAAGCTCCATCGGATTCCTGTTTTACAATTTCCACCCAGCAAAGATTTTCATGGGCGACACCGGGGCGCTGTTTCTCGGCTTCATGATCTCCGTGCTGGCATTGATGGGCTTTAAGAACGTGACAGTGGTCGCTTTAATCATTCCGATCATCATGCTTGGCGTGCCGATTTCGGATACGTTCTTCGCTATCGTGCGACGCGTTCGTGAAAAGAAATCCATTTCCGAAGCGGATAAATCACATCTACACCATTGCTTGTTAAACATCGGATTTTCGCATAGCCAGACAGTCTTGATTATCTACGGGATTTCTGCGCTATTCGGATTGGCGGCATTGCTATTCTCGCAAGCAACTCTGTGGGGAGGTATCCTGCTAATCGGAGTTATGCTTCTGGTGATTGAATTATTCGTGGAAGTGGTCGGACTTGCAGGAAAGAATTACCGCCCGTTAATCAATTTAGTGAGAATGATAGGGAAGTGA
- a CDS encoding CsbD family protein — protein sequence MADKEGFSDKLKGAVSKGKGEVKDQVGNATDNPDLQAEGKSDKTKGKVQDTVGKFKEGFNKDK from the coding sequence ATGGCTGATAAAGAAGGATTCTCTGATAAACTGAAAGGCGCCGTCAGCAAAGGCAAAGGCGAAGTGAAAGATCAGGTCGGCAACGCGACGGATAATCCGGATTTGCAGGCTGAAGGCAAGTCCGATAAAACCAAAGGCAAAGTCCAAGACACCGTGGGCAAATTTAAAGAAGGCTTCAATAAAGACAAATAA
- the brnQ gene encoding branched-chain amino acid transport system II carrier protein: MNKKTLTNSETLTIGLMLFALFLGAGNLIFPPYLGQLAGEQLIPAIIGFLLTGVGLPLLGILAIAKAGGDLQSIAGRVHPVFGIVFTMIVYLAIGPFFGIPRTATVAFEIGTAPFLTAEMASSFWSLFLFTIIFFVITVLFALNPTKLVDRIGKILTPILIVVIGFLAIKSFLTPMGPIGAPVENYGTEAFFESFLQGYLTMDAIAALVFGIVIIQSIRAKGVEDKNIILKTTAYAGFIAAAGLSLVYLSLSYIGATSVEAIGMQDNGGEVIALASRVLYGEIGGIILAAAITFACLTTSIGLVSATSQFFNKIFPQLPYVAYVFIFAGFSTIIANVGLTQLIAISLPVLLAIYPLAIVLVILSFFDHSFYQKSYVYIIPLVLTGIVSVIDALKSSGFEFNAITQAFSYLPFYEQGIGWLVPAVVGTLIGIVIARTTHKS; encoded by the coding sequence ATGAATAAGAAAACGCTTACAAATTCTGAAACTTTAACAATTGGGCTCATGCTATTCGCGCTGTTTCTCGGCGCTGGAAATTTAATCTTCCCTCCCTATCTCGGCCAATTGGCAGGAGAACAATTAATTCCCGCCATTATTGGATTTTTGCTGACAGGCGTCGGCTTGCCGCTATTAGGCATACTCGCCATCGCAAAAGCTGGCGGAGACTTGCAATCAATCGCTGGACGGGTCCACCCGGTCTTTGGCATCGTCTTCACAATGATTGTCTATTTGGCAATTGGTCCGTTTTTCGGGATTCCCCGAACAGCTACTGTCGCGTTTGAAATCGGCACAGCTCCTTTTTTGACAGCTGAAATGGCGTCATCGTTTTGGTCATTATTTTTGTTTACCATCATTTTCTTTGTGATTACTGTCCTTTTTGCGCTGAACCCCACCAAACTTGTGGATCGTATCGGTAAAATTCTGACGCCGATCCTCATCGTCGTCATCGGGTTTTTAGCCATCAAAAGTTTTCTGACACCTATGGGTCCAATTGGTGCCCCAGTCGAAAATTATGGTACGGAAGCGTTTTTTGAAAGCTTCCTCCAAGGCTATTTGACGATGGATGCAATCGCTGCATTGGTTTTCGGAATTGTCATCATTCAATCTATCCGGGCTAAAGGTGTTGAAGATAAGAATATCATCTTAAAGACGACCGCTTATGCTGGATTTATCGCTGCGGCTGGCCTGTCGCTAGTTTACCTTTCCTTAAGCTATATTGGCGCAACTAGTGTTGAAGCTATCGGCATGCAAGACAATGGTGGAGAAGTGATTGCACTGGCTTCACGCGTGCTTTACGGGGAGATTGGCGGCATCATTTTGGCTGCCGCGATTACATTTGCTTGTTTAACGACATCAATCGGTCTCGTCTCCGCAACATCTCAGTTTTTCAATAAGATTTTCCCGCAATTGCCGTACGTGGCCTATGTGTTTATTTTTGCAGGGTTCTCGACCATCATCGCCAATGTCGGGCTGACTCAATTGATCGCCATTTCCTTGCCAGTCCTGCTAGCCATCTATCCATTGGCGATTGTGTTAGTTATACTTTCATTTTTCGATCATTCCTTTTATCAAAAATCTTATGTCTATATAATTCCGCTTGTCCTTACGGGTATCGTTAGTGTAATAGATGCATTAAAGAGTTCAGGGTTTGAGTTCAATGCCATTACACAGGCATTTTCTTACTTGCCGTTTTATGAACAAGGGATCGGCTGGCTCGTTCCTGCTGTTGTCGGAACACTCATCGGAATCGTCATTGCTCGTACCACACACAAATCATGA
- a CDS encoding general stress protein: MAQTNRQYEIVYTQEEMEQALESFISRGYRNEDIHVLANDKNLVNEAHDRYGVDSSQANSFGKRIKTLFTGEDQARAKLDEFGITRDKADQYEREIERGAVLLYTDGEPSDSEAEHFSSHSDDNQPMDLDSGERNTAFAPFGRDVERDGRMHDDEKLIDKDIQKHEGRHDTGVDGIYTTDATREQTNRSQVHSKSQDSRLKGDEIHPTSDREKPSEAEKPSEKRMEHEPKLGDQEGEKELNREVESSPGSDPNLGPAPFGHDSEEEHSNDGDRRDDFESAKNPRDVDDFHKDVEKKTGTPPTPRLF, encoded by the coding sequence ATGGCACAGACAAACCGTCAATACGAAATCGTCTACACGCAAGAAGAAATGGAACAGGCTTTGGAAAGCTTTATTTCAAGAGGATATCGTAACGAAGATATCCATGTGCTGGCGAACGATAAAAACTTGGTGAACGAAGCACACGATCGGTATGGAGTAGATTCAAGCCAGGCTAATTCTTTTGGCAAACGCATCAAAACTCTTTTCACTGGTGAGGATCAAGCTCGAGCTAAGTTGGATGAATTCGGTATAACCCGCGACAAGGCAGATCAGTACGAGCGTGAAATTGAACGAGGCGCGGTCCTTCTCTATACCGATGGGGAGCCTAGTGATTCAGAGGCTGAGCACTTTTCTTCGCATTCTGATGACAACCAACCTATGGATCTGGATTCGGGAGAACGCAATACGGCATTCGCGCCGTTTGGCAGAGATGTTGAACGGGATGGAAGAATGCACGACGATGAAAAACTGATCGATAAAGATATCCAGAAACACGAGGGCCGACATGATACGGGTGTTGACGGCATTTATACTACCGATGCCACTCGTGAGCAGACGAATAGATCTCAAGTGCATAGCAAATCCCAGGATTCCCGTTTGAAAGGTGACGAAATCCATCCGACTAGCGACCGTGAAAAGCCATCGGAAGCGGAAAAACCATCTGAAAAACGCATGGAACACGAACCTAAACTCGGTGACCAAGAAGGCGAAAAGGAATTGAATAGAGAAGTTGAATCTTCTCCAGGATCAGATCCGAACCTTGGGCCAGCGCCGTTCGGCCATGATTCAGAAGAAGAGCATTCAAATGATGGAGATCGTCGCGACGATTTTGAATCAGCGAAAAACCCTAGAGATGTAGATGATTTCCACAAAGATGTAGAGAAGAAGACGGGAACGCCACCAACGCCTCGTTTGTTCTGA
- a CDS encoding general stress protein, with product MSTSNKQVLGVVYSQEDFNRKLSQLNEQGYATEEIHAVAENTDHLNSDQVEVEKAGAFGDKMKSFVTGKSAVKESIDSLGLSEAESQRYTEDVAKGGTLLYVEGERKGIMEQVKESEGAPEGEPTDAERRQYIQSVDNNYDEQEDRFARGETFLQDPTLVKDERHVSFTTQEKPEVEKARGGTSKTEAQSKTDRKYR from the coding sequence ATGAGCACATCAAACAAACAAGTACTTGGGGTCGTTTATTCTCAAGAAGATTTCAACCGTAAATTGAGCCAGTTAAATGAACAAGGCTATGCCACAGAGGAAATCCATGCAGTGGCTGAAAATACCGATCACTTAAACAGCGATCAAGTGGAAGTGGAAAAAGCCGGGGCATTCGGAGATAAAATGAAGAGTTTTGTAACAGGGAAGAGTGCGGTCAAGGAATCGATTGATTCACTTGGTTTATCAGAAGCGGAGTCTCAGCGCTACACAGAAGATGTAGCTAAAGGCGGAACCTTATTATATGTTGAAGGCGAACGAAAGGGCATCATGGAACAAGTAAAAGAATCAGAAGGTGCGCCTGAGGGAGAACCAACCGATGCAGAGCGCCGTCAGTACATCCAGTCCGTTGACAATAATTATGATGAACAGGAAGACCGTTTCGCTCGAGGTGAAACATTCCTTCAAGATCCAACATTAGTGAAAGATGAGCGCCATGTATCCTTTACTACTCAGGAAAAACCCGAAGTGGAAAAAGCTAGGGGCGGCACAAGCAAAACAGAAGCACAAAGTAAGACTGATCGAAAATACAGATGA